Proteins encoded together in one Apis cerana isolate GH-2021 linkage group LG4, AcerK_1.0, whole genome shotgun sequence window:
- the LOC107996109 gene encoding uncharacterized protein LOC107996109 isoform X4: protein MKVRQSTYKNYSLLLQIRKELCNLKIKLFAGKMFASSYFYAPTHPTVEDQVELARRISHSLSDVKNMKSKGQSMYVNRKKRSVKWIHDGNGKYCVEDAEEPLTPVHRDKIPLKCMMNPHGKVLDIHGIQALGEEVNIEPMPKNPEKLFDIVRDLNNQRGRGAEIFAKRRKRSEKWVVDKDQPQTPNTPGMPKMPIYMGKSIQEMNGNSKYSNLSSPIVPEPTNEKFYNPFTVDLSLDNINQPTTGRNQNRCNGKECNHLTEVKKIYLREVAVGTDNDFPFDKSRSSSIVEKSRRITFEPDIDRHNNYHSRNNTNENMRYEITNRRNYNNYNKALLNKSNAYHTTNKEIKNYVKEQRVTECVKSTINDKEKFVNTQREIDNEENEYTPIPVKQLIQEFEKTCRPVLQYKQFSPKVIPIVQQSPLDNDITRFFETQNSIKYNSEEKHRRINERQRYEEERYQDHCTNGFISTDDTEYTSDGTDSQTNDYSEEIIYREKSESSSIMNGDQEYSSIYREECSSSRRRSVTSEEVENFCNNGSEKFVNTESEVPPEAKSLLLSMIASQEDILETIKHLRNTPVLDNLLHGVSPDCKFTDVCPDSNDVGKKLYENNTYTGPKLASVHNLANYNTAPRGWDQSLTYYRPIKFEKSQEIVYSDF, encoded by the exons ATGAAAGTGCGCCAGTCAACTTACAAAAATTACTCACTCCTGCTGCAGATTCGCAAGGAATTATGCAATCTAAAAATA aaactttttgcaggaaaaatgtttgcatcttcatatttttacgCGCCAACACATCCAACCGTTGAGGATCAAGTTGAACTCGCTCGACGAATTTCGCATTCATTAAGcgatgtaaaaaatatgaaaagtaaaGGTCAATCTATGTATgtgaacagaaaaaaaagatcggtTAAATGGATTCATGATGGCAATGGTAAGTATT GCGTAGAAGACGCAGAAGAACCTTTAACACCTGTTCATAGA gataaaattccattaaaatgCATGATGAACCCGCATGGAAAAGTATTGGATATACATGGTATTCAAGCTTTAGGGGAAGAAGTAAATATAGAACCAATGCCAAAAAATCCCGAAAAACTTTTCGATATCGTTCGTGATTTAAACAATCAAAGAGGCCGTG GTGCTGAAATATTCGCAAAACGCAGGAAAAGATCTGAAAAATGGGTTGTAGACAAAGATCAACCACAAACGCCAAACACACCTGGTATGCCAAAAATGCCAATATATATGGGAAAATCG aTACAGGAAATGAATggcaattcaaaatattcaaatctttCTTCGCCTATTGTACCTGAACCAACcaatgagaaattttataatcctttTACCGTGGACTTGtctttagataatataaatcaaccgACGACAG gcCGAAATCAAAATCGATGTAATGGTAAAGAGTGCAACCATTTAactgaagtaaaaaaaatttatttaagagaaGTGGCTGTTGGTACTGATAATGATTTTCCTTTTGATAAATCTCGATCGTCGTCAATAGTTGAAAAATCACGTCGAATCACTTTCGAGCCTGATATCGATCGACATAACAATTATCATAGCAGAAATAACACTAATGAAAATATGAGATATGAAATCACTAACAGAcgtaactataataattataataaagctTTGCTGAATAAATCTAATGCATATCACACTActaacaaagaaattaaaaattatgtgaaaGAACAACGGGTAACGGAATGTGTAAAGAGCACtattaatgataaagaaaaatttgtaaatactcAACGGGAAATCGATAATGAAGAAAACGAATACACACCAATACCGGTCAAACAATTAATACAAGAATTTGAGAAAACATGTAGACCAGTTTTACAGTACAAACAATTCAGTCCAAAGGTTATTCCAATTGTACAACAGTCTCCTCTTGATAACGATATAACGCGATTTTTTGAAACACAAAACTCGATTAAATACAACTCTGAAGAAAAGCATAGGAG AATAAATGAACGACAAAGatacgaagaagaaagatacCAAGATCACTGTACCAATGGTTTCATTTCTACCGATGACACGGAATATACAAGTGATGGAACCGATTCTCAAACGAACGACTATAGTGAGGAAATAATCTACCGTGAAAAGTCAGAATCCTCGAGTATAATGAACGGCGATCAAGAATATTCGTCGATTTATCGCGAAGAATGCTCCTCCAGTCGACGTCGATCCGTCACTTCCGAAGAAGTAGAGAACTTTTGTAACAATGGAAGTGAGAAATTCGTAAATACAGAGTCGGAAGTTCCTCCGGAAGCGAAATCATTATTGCTCTCGATGATTGCTTCTCAGGAGGACATTTTGGAAACTATTAAACATTTACGAAATACACCCGTTCTGGACAATTTATTGCATGGCGTTTCGCCGGATTGTAAATTCACTGATGTGTGTCCAGATTCAAACGATGTAG GTAAAAagctttatgaaaataatacctACACAGGACCAAAACTTGCTAGTGTTCATAATCTAGCTAATTATAATACGGCACCTCGAGGATGGGATCAATCTTTGACTTATTATCGACCaataaaattcgagaaatcacaagaaattgtttattctgatttttaa
- the LOC107996109 gene encoding uncharacterized protein LOC107996109 isoform X3, with the protein MRRAPFDKHNTTRDVLSNTYSSYRVASDSKDAEYQYSVNYSNIQEKNYLQRSVSADNVVIRSRGFKPSDRHDPVKRNFLENLTSKILHFDMESNESAPVNLQKLLTPAADSQGIMQSKNRKMFASSYFYAPTHPTVEDQVELARRISHSLSDVKNMKSKGQSMYVNRKKRSVKWIHDGNGVEDAEEPLTPVHRDKIPLKCMMNPHGKVLDIHGIQALGEEVNIEPMPKNPEKLFDIVRDLNNQRGRGAEIFAKRRKRSEKWVVDKDQPQTPNTPGMPKMPIYMGKSIQEMNGNSKYSNLSSPIVPEPTNEKFYNPFTVDLSLDNINQPTTGRNQNRCNGKECNHLTEVKKIYLREVAVGTDNDFPFDKSRSSSIVEKSRRITFEPDIDRHNNYHSRNNTNENMRYEITNRRNYNNYNKALLNKSNAYHTTNKEIKNYVKEQRVTECVKSTINDKEKFVNTQREIDNEENEYTPIPVKQLIQEFEKTCRPVLQYKQFSPKVIPIVQQSPLDNDITRFFETQNSIKYNSEEKHRRINERQRYEEERYQDHCTNGFISTDDTEYTSDGTDSQTNDYSEEIIYREKSESSSIMNGDQEYSSIYREECSSSRRRSVTSEEVENFCNNGSEKFVNTESEVPPEAKSLLLSMIASQEDILETIKHLRNTPVLDNLLHGVSPDCKFTDVCPDSNDVGKKLYENNTYTGPKLASVHNLANYNTAPRGWDQSLTYYRPIKFEKSQEIVYSDF; encoded by the exons ACATAATACGACACGGGACGTTTTGAGCAACACATATAGTTCGTATAGAGTCGCGTCTGATTCAAAGGATGCAGAGTATCAATACAGCGTAAATTATAGCAATAtacaagagaaaaattatttgcaaagaaGTGTTTCTGCGGACAATGTTGTAATACGTTCCCGCGGTTTTAAACCCTCTGATAGGCACGATCCCGTGAAGAGGAACTTCCTTGAAAATCttacttcaaaaatattgcatttcgATATG gaGAGTAATGAAAGTGCGCCAGTCAACTTACAAAAATTACTCACTCCTGCTGCAGATTCGCAAGGAATTATGCAATCTAAAAATA gaaaaatgtttgcatcttcatatttttacgCGCCAACACATCCAACCGTTGAGGATCAAGTTGAACTCGCTCGACGAATTTCGCATTCATTAAGcgatgtaaaaaatatgaaaagtaaaGGTCAATCTATGTATgtgaacagaaaaaaaagatcggtTAAATGGATTCATGATGGCAATG GCGTAGAAGACGCAGAAGAACCTTTAACACCTGTTCATAGA gataaaattccattaaaatgCATGATGAACCCGCATGGAAAAGTATTGGATATACATGGTATTCAAGCTTTAGGGGAAGAAGTAAATATAGAACCAATGCCAAAAAATCCCGAAAAACTTTTCGATATCGTTCGTGATTTAAACAATCAAAGAGGCCGTG GTGCTGAAATATTCGCAAAACGCAGGAAAAGATCTGAAAAATGGGTTGTAGACAAAGATCAACCACAAACGCCAAACACACCTGGTATGCCAAAAATGCCAATATATATGGGAAAATCG aTACAGGAAATGAATggcaattcaaaatattcaaatctttCTTCGCCTATTGTACCTGAACCAACcaatgagaaattttataatcctttTACCGTGGACTTGtctttagataatataaatcaaccgACGACAG gcCGAAATCAAAATCGATGTAATGGTAAAGAGTGCAACCATTTAactgaagtaaaaaaaatttatttaagagaaGTGGCTGTTGGTACTGATAATGATTTTCCTTTTGATAAATCTCGATCGTCGTCAATAGTTGAAAAATCACGTCGAATCACTTTCGAGCCTGATATCGATCGACATAACAATTATCATAGCAGAAATAACACTAATGAAAATATGAGATATGAAATCACTAACAGAcgtaactataataattataataaagctTTGCTGAATAAATCTAATGCATATCACACTActaacaaagaaattaaaaattatgtgaaaGAACAACGGGTAACGGAATGTGTAAAGAGCACtattaatgataaagaaaaatttgtaaatactcAACGGGAAATCGATAATGAAGAAAACGAATACACACCAATACCGGTCAAACAATTAATACAAGAATTTGAGAAAACATGTAGACCAGTTTTACAGTACAAACAATTCAGTCCAAAGGTTATTCCAATTGTACAACAGTCTCCTCTTGATAACGATATAACGCGATTTTTTGAAACACAAAACTCGATTAAATACAACTCTGAAGAAAAGCATAGGAG AATAAATGAACGACAAAGatacgaagaagaaagatacCAAGATCACTGTACCAATGGTTTCATTTCTACCGATGACACGGAATATACAAGTGATGGAACCGATTCTCAAACGAACGACTATAGTGAGGAAATAATCTACCGTGAAAAGTCAGAATCCTCGAGTATAATGAACGGCGATCAAGAATATTCGTCGATTTATCGCGAAGAATGCTCCTCCAGTCGACGTCGATCCGTCACTTCCGAAGAAGTAGAGAACTTTTGTAACAATGGAAGTGAGAAATTCGTAAATACAGAGTCGGAAGTTCCTCCGGAAGCGAAATCATTATTGCTCTCGATGATTGCTTCTCAGGAGGACATTTTGGAAACTATTAAACATTTACGAAATACACCCGTTCTGGACAATTTATTGCATGGCGTTTCGCCGGATTGTAAATTCACTGATGTGTGTCCAGATTCAAACGATGTAG GTAAAAagctttatgaaaataatacctACACAGGACCAAAACTTGCTAGTGTTCATAATCTAGCTAATTATAATACGGCACCTCGAGGATGGGATCAATCTTTGACTTATTATCGACCaataaaattcgagaaatcacaagaaattgtttattctgatttttaa
- the LOC107996109 gene encoding uncharacterized protein LOC107996109 isoform X1: MFNVKRCSWSIKFSVIHNTTRDVLSNTYSSYRVASDSKDAEYQYSVNYSNIQEKNYLQRSVSADNVVIRSRGFKPSDRHDPVKRNFLENLTSKILHFDMESNESAPVNLQKLLTPAADSQGIMQSKNRKMFASSYFYAPTHPTVEDQVELARRISHSLSDVKNMKSKGQSMYVNRKKRSVKWIHDGNGKYCVEDAEEPLTPVHRDKIPLKCMMNPHGKVLDIHGIQALGEEVNIEPMPKNPEKLFDIVRDLNNQRGRGAEIFAKRRKRSEKWVVDKDQPQTPNTPGMPKMPIYMGKSIQEMNGNSKYSNLSSPIVPEPTNEKFYNPFTVDLSLDNINQPTTGRNQNRCNGKECNHLTEVKKIYLREVAVGTDNDFPFDKSRSSSIVEKSRRITFEPDIDRHNNYHSRNNTNENMRYEITNRRNYNNYNKALLNKSNAYHTTNKEIKNYVKEQRVTECVKSTINDKEKFVNTQREIDNEENEYTPIPVKQLIQEFEKTCRPVLQYKQFSPKVIPIVQQSPLDNDITRFFETQNSIKYNSEEKHRRINERQRYEEERYQDHCTNGFISTDDTEYTSDGTDSQTNDYSEEIIYREKSESSSIMNGDQEYSSIYREECSSSRRRSVTSEEVENFCNNGSEKFVNTESEVPPEAKSLLLSMIASQEDILETIKHLRNTPVLDNLLHGVSPDCKFTDVCPDSNDVGKKLYENNTYTGPKLASVHNLANYNTAPRGWDQSLTYYRPIKFEKSQEIVYSDF, from the exons ACATAATACGACACGGGACGTTTTGAGCAACACATATAGTTCGTATAGAGTCGCGTCTGATTCAAAGGATGCAGAGTATCAATACAGCGTAAATTATAGCAATAtacaagagaaaaattatttgcaaagaaGTGTTTCTGCGGACAATGTTGTAATACGTTCCCGCGGTTTTAAACCCTCTGATAGGCACGATCCCGTGAAGAGGAACTTCCTTGAAAATCttacttcaaaaatattgcatttcgATATG gaGAGTAATGAAAGTGCGCCAGTCAACTTACAAAAATTACTCACTCCTGCTGCAGATTCGCAAGGAATTATGCAATCTAAAAATA gaaaaatgtttgcatcttcatatttttacgCGCCAACACATCCAACCGTTGAGGATCAAGTTGAACTCGCTCGACGAATTTCGCATTCATTAAGcgatgtaaaaaatatgaaaagtaaaGGTCAATCTATGTATgtgaacagaaaaaaaagatcggtTAAATGGATTCATGATGGCAATGGTAAGTATT GCGTAGAAGACGCAGAAGAACCTTTAACACCTGTTCATAGA gataaaattccattaaaatgCATGATGAACCCGCATGGAAAAGTATTGGATATACATGGTATTCAAGCTTTAGGGGAAGAAGTAAATATAGAACCAATGCCAAAAAATCCCGAAAAACTTTTCGATATCGTTCGTGATTTAAACAATCAAAGAGGCCGTG GTGCTGAAATATTCGCAAAACGCAGGAAAAGATCTGAAAAATGGGTTGTAGACAAAGATCAACCACAAACGCCAAACACACCTGGTATGCCAAAAATGCCAATATATATGGGAAAATCG aTACAGGAAATGAATggcaattcaaaatattcaaatctttCTTCGCCTATTGTACCTGAACCAACcaatgagaaattttataatcctttTACCGTGGACTTGtctttagataatataaatcaaccgACGACAG gcCGAAATCAAAATCGATGTAATGGTAAAGAGTGCAACCATTTAactgaagtaaaaaaaatttatttaagagaaGTGGCTGTTGGTACTGATAATGATTTTCCTTTTGATAAATCTCGATCGTCGTCAATAGTTGAAAAATCACGTCGAATCACTTTCGAGCCTGATATCGATCGACATAACAATTATCATAGCAGAAATAACACTAATGAAAATATGAGATATGAAATCACTAACAGAcgtaactataataattataataaagctTTGCTGAATAAATCTAATGCATATCACACTActaacaaagaaattaaaaattatgtgaaaGAACAACGGGTAACGGAATGTGTAAAGAGCACtattaatgataaagaaaaatttgtaaatactcAACGGGAAATCGATAATGAAGAAAACGAATACACACCAATACCGGTCAAACAATTAATACAAGAATTTGAGAAAACATGTAGACCAGTTTTACAGTACAAACAATTCAGTCCAAAGGTTATTCCAATTGTACAACAGTCTCCTCTTGATAACGATATAACGCGATTTTTTGAAACACAAAACTCGATTAAATACAACTCTGAAGAAAAGCATAGGAG AATAAATGAACGACAAAGatacgaagaagaaagatacCAAGATCACTGTACCAATGGTTTCATTTCTACCGATGACACGGAATATACAAGTGATGGAACCGATTCTCAAACGAACGACTATAGTGAGGAAATAATCTACCGTGAAAAGTCAGAATCCTCGAGTATAATGAACGGCGATCAAGAATATTCGTCGATTTATCGCGAAGAATGCTCCTCCAGTCGACGTCGATCCGTCACTTCCGAAGAAGTAGAGAACTTTTGTAACAATGGAAGTGAGAAATTCGTAAATACAGAGTCGGAAGTTCCTCCGGAAGCGAAATCATTATTGCTCTCGATGATTGCTTCTCAGGAGGACATTTTGGAAACTATTAAACATTTACGAAATACACCCGTTCTGGACAATTTATTGCATGGCGTTTCGCCGGATTGTAAATTCACTGATGTGTGTCCAGATTCAAACGATGTAG GTAAAAagctttatgaaaataatacctACACAGGACCAAAACTTGCTAGTGTTCATAATCTAGCTAATTATAATACGGCACCTCGAGGATGGGATCAATCTTTGACTTATTATCGACCaataaaattcgagaaatcacaagaaattgtttattctgatttttaa
- the LOC107996109 gene encoding uncharacterized protein LOC107996109 isoform X5 yields MESNESAPVNLQKLLTPAADSQGIMQSKNRKMFASSYFYAPTHPTVEDQVELARRISHSLSDVKNMKSKGQSMYVNRKKRSVKWIHDGNGVEDAEEPLTPVHRDKIPLKCMMNPHGKVLDIHGIQALGEEVNIEPMPKNPEKLFDIVRDLNNQRGRGAEIFAKRRKRSEKWVVDKDQPQTPNTPGMPKMPIYMGKSIQEMNGNSKYSNLSSPIVPEPTNEKFYNPFTVDLSLDNINQPTTGRNQNRCNGKECNHLTEVKKIYLREVAVGTDNDFPFDKSRSSSIVEKSRRITFEPDIDRHNNYHSRNNTNENMRYEITNRRNYNNYNKALLNKSNAYHTTNKEIKNYVKEQRVTECVKSTINDKEKFVNTQREIDNEENEYTPIPVKQLIQEFEKTCRPVLQYKQFSPKVIPIVQQSPLDNDITRFFETQNSIKYNSEEKHRRINERQRYEEERYQDHCTNGFISTDDTEYTSDGTDSQTNDYSEEIIYREKSESSSIMNGDQEYSSIYREECSSSRRRSVTSEEVENFCNNGSEKFVNTESEVPPEAKSLLLSMIASQEDILETIKHLRNTPVLDNLLHGVSPDCKFTDVCPDSNDVGKKLYENNTYTGPKLASVHNLANYNTAPRGWDQSLTYYRPIKFEKSQEIVYSDF; encoded by the exons ATG gaGAGTAATGAAAGTGCGCCAGTCAACTTACAAAAATTACTCACTCCTGCTGCAGATTCGCAAGGAATTATGCAATCTAAAAATA gaaaaatgtttgcatcttcatatttttacgCGCCAACACATCCAACCGTTGAGGATCAAGTTGAACTCGCTCGACGAATTTCGCATTCATTAAGcgatgtaaaaaatatgaaaagtaaaGGTCAATCTATGTATgtgaacagaaaaaaaagatcggtTAAATGGATTCATGATGGCAATG GCGTAGAAGACGCAGAAGAACCTTTAACACCTGTTCATAGA gataaaattccattaaaatgCATGATGAACCCGCATGGAAAAGTATTGGATATACATGGTATTCAAGCTTTAGGGGAAGAAGTAAATATAGAACCAATGCCAAAAAATCCCGAAAAACTTTTCGATATCGTTCGTGATTTAAACAATCAAAGAGGCCGTG GTGCTGAAATATTCGCAAAACGCAGGAAAAGATCTGAAAAATGGGTTGTAGACAAAGATCAACCACAAACGCCAAACACACCTGGTATGCCAAAAATGCCAATATATATGGGAAAATCG aTACAGGAAATGAATggcaattcaaaatattcaaatctttCTTCGCCTATTGTACCTGAACCAACcaatgagaaattttataatcctttTACCGTGGACTTGtctttagataatataaatcaaccgACGACAG gcCGAAATCAAAATCGATGTAATGGTAAAGAGTGCAACCATTTAactgaagtaaaaaaaatttatttaagagaaGTGGCTGTTGGTACTGATAATGATTTTCCTTTTGATAAATCTCGATCGTCGTCAATAGTTGAAAAATCACGTCGAATCACTTTCGAGCCTGATATCGATCGACATAACAATTATCATAGCAGAAATAACACTAATGAAAATATGAGATATGAAATCACTAACAGAcgtaactataataattataataaagctTTGCTGAATAAATCTAATGCATATCACACTActaacaaagaaattaaaaattatgtgaaaGAACAACGGGTAACGGAATGTGTAAAGAGCACtattaatgataaagaaaaatttgtaaatactcAACGGGAAATCGATAATGAAGAAAACGAATACACACCAATACCGGTCAAACAATTAATACAAGAATTTGAGAAAACATGTAGACCAGTTTTACAGTACAAACAATTCAGTCCAAAGGTTATTCCAATTGTACAACAGTCTCCTCTTGATAACGATATAACGCGATTTTTTGAAACACAAAACTCGATTAAATACAACTCTGAAGAAAAGCATAGGAG AATAAATGAACGACAAAGatacgaagaagaaagatacCAAGATCACTGTACCAATGGTTTCATTTCTACCGATGACACGGAATATACAAGTGATGGAACCGATTCTCAAACGAACGACTATAGTGAGGAAATAATCTACCGTGAAAAGTCAGAATCCTCGAGTATAATGAACGGCGATCAAGAATATTCGTCGATTTATCGCGAAGAATGCTCCTCCAGTCGACGTCGATCCGTCACTTCCGAAGAAGTAGAGAACTTTTGTAACAATGGAAGTGAGAAATTCGTAAATACAGAGTCGGAAGTTCCTCCGGAAGCGAAATCATTATTGCTCTCGATGATTGCTTCTCAGGAGGACATTTTGGAAACTATTAAACATTTACGAAATACACCCGTTCTGGACAATTTATTGCATGGCGTTTCGCCGGATTGTAAATTCACTGATGTGTGTCCAGATTCAAACGATGTAG GTAAAAagctttatgaaaataatacctACACAGGACCAAAACTTGCTAGTGTTCATAATCTAGCTAATTATAATACGGCACCTCGAGGATGGGATCAATCTTTGACTTATTATCGACCaataaaattcgagaaatcacaagaaattgtttattctgatttttaa
- the LOC107996109 gene encoding uncharacterized protein LOC107996109 isoform X2, translated as MFNVKRCSWSIKFSVIHNTTRDVLSNTYSSYRVASDSKDAEYQYSVNYSNIQEKNYLQRSVSADNVVIRSRGFKPSDRHDPVKRNFLENLTSKILHFDMESNESAPVNLQKLLTPAADSQGIMQSKNRKMFASSYFYAPTHPTVEDQVELARRISHSLSDVKNMKSKGQSMYVNRKKRSVKWIHDGNGVEDAEEPLTPVHRDKIPLKCMMNPHGKVLDIHGIQALGEEVNIEPMPKNPEKLFDIVRDLNNQRGRGAEIFAKRRKRSEKWVVDKDQPQTPNTPGMPKMPIYMGKSIQEMNGNSKYSNLSSPIVPEPTNEKFYNPFTVDLSLDNINQPTTGRNQNRCNGKECNHLTEVKKIYLREVAVGTDNDFPFDKSRSSSIVEKSRRITFEPDIDRHNNYHSRNNTNENMRYEITNRRNYNNYNKALLNKSNAYHTTNKEIKNYVKEQRVTECVKSTINDKEKFVNTQREIDNEENEYTPIPVKQLIQEFEKTCRPVLQYKQFSPKVIPIVQQSPLDNDITRFFETQNSIKYNSEEKHRRINERQRYEEERYQDHCTNGFISTDDTEYTSDGTDSQTNDYSEEIIYREKSESSSIMNGDQEYSSIYREECSSSRRRSVTSEEVENFCNNGSEKFVNTESEVPPEAKSLLLSMIASQEDILETIKHLRNTPVLDNLLHGVSPDCKFTDVCPDSNDVGKKLYENNTYTGPKLASVHNLANYNTAPRGWDQSLTYYRPIKFEKSQEIVYSDF; from the exons ACATAATACGACACGGGACGTTTTGAGCAACACATATAGTTCGTATAGAGTCGCGTCTGATTCAAAGGATGCAGAGTATCAATACAGCGTAAATTATAGCAATAtacaagagaaaaattatttgcaaagaaGTGTTTCTGCGGACAATGTTGTAATACGTTCCCGCGGTTTTAAACCCTCTGATAGGCACGATCCCGTGAAGAGGAACTTCCTTGAAAATCttacttcaaaaatattgcatttcgATATG gaGAGTAATGAAAGTGCGCCAGTCAACTTACAAAAATTACTCACTCCTGCTGCAGATTCGCAAGGAATTATGCAATCTAAAAATA gaaaaatgtttgcatcttcatatttttacgCGCCAACACATCCAACCGTTGAGGATCAAGTTGAACTCGCTCGACGAATTTCGCATTCATTAAGcgatgtaaaaaatatgaaaagtaaaGGTCAATCTATGTATgtgaacagaaaaaaaagatcggtTAAATGGATTCATGATGGCAATG GCGTAGAAGACGCAGAAGAACCTTTAACACCTGTTCATAGA gataaaattccattaaaatgCATGATGAACCCGCATGGAAAAGTATTGGATATACATGGTATTCAAGCTTTAGGGGAAGAAGTAAATATAGAACCAATGCCAAAAAATCCCGAAAAACTTTTCGATATCGTTCGTGATTTAAACAATCAAAGAGGCCGTG GTGCTGAAATATTCGCAAAACGCAGGAAAAGATCTGAAAAATGGGTTGTAGACAAAGATCAACCACAAACGCCAAACACACCTGGTATGCCAAAAATGCCAATATATATGGGAAAATCG aTACAGGAAATGAATggcaattcaaaatattcaaatctttCTTCGCCTATTGTACCTGAACCAACcaatgagaaattttataatcctttTACCGTGGACTTGtctttagataatataaatcaaccgACGACAG gcCGAAATCAAAATCGATGTAATGGTAAAGAGTGCAACCATTTAactgaagtaaaaaaaatttatttaagagaaGTGGCTGTTGGTACTGATAATGATTTTCCTTTTGATAAATCTCGATCGTCGTCAATAGTTGAAAAATCACGTCGAATCACTTTCGAGCCTGATATCGATCGACATAACAATTATCATAGCAGAAATAACACTAATGAAAATATGAGATATGAAATCACTAACAGAcgtaactataataattataataaagctTTGCTGAATAAATCTAATGCATATCACACTActaacaaagaaattaaaaattatgtgaaaGAACAACGGGTAACGGAATGTGTAAAGAGCACtattaatgataaagaaaaatttgtaaatactcAACGGGAAATCGATAATGAAGAAAACGAATACACACCAATACCGGTCAAACAATTAATACAAGAATTTGAGAAAACATGTAGACCAGTTTTACAGTACAAACAATTCAGTCCAAAGGTTATTCCAATTGTACAACAGTCTCCTCTTGATAACGATATAACGCGATTTTTTGAAACACAAAACTCGATTAAATACAACTCTGAAGAAAAGCATAGGAG AATAAATGAACGACAAAGatacgaagaagaaagatacCAAGATCACTGTACCAATGGTTTCATTTCTACCGATGACACGGAATATACAAGTGATGGAACCGATTCTCAAACGAACGACTATAGTGAGGAAATAATCTACCGTGAAAAGTCAGAATCCTCGAGTATAATGAACGGCGATCAAGAATATTCGTCGATTTATCGCGAAGAATGCTCCTCCAGTCGACGTCGATCCGTCACTTCCGAAGAAGTAGAGAACTTTTGTAACAATGGAAGTGAGAAATTCGTAAATACAGAGTCGGAAGTTCCTCCGGAAGCGAAATCATTATTGCTCTCGATGATTGCTTCTCAGGAGGACATTTTGGAAACTATTAAACATTTACGAAATACACCCGTTCTGGACAATTTATTGCATGGCGTTTCGCCGGATTGTAAATTCACTGATGTGTGTCCAGATTCAAACGATGTAG GTAAAAagctttatgaaaataatacctACACAGGACCAAAACTTGCTAGTGTTCATAATCTAGCTAATTATAATACGGCACCTCGAGGATGGGATCAATCTTTGACTTATTATCGACCaataaaattcgagaaatcacaagaaattgtttattctgatttttaa